GACGGATCCAGAATTATCCTTTGGATAGGGACGGATTTTTGGAGCACATCACATAATTAGTGGCCAAATAGTGATCCACCCATAAAATACTAGATAGCTGGGGAAATAAAAGTTAAAACGAATACAAATCACAGCAAAAACAAAGTGAttatcaaaatatatttttatacagAAGAAAATAGGAGAAGAAATGTATCGAGTGGAAGAAGATTATTTACTTTAAACATGCCTTAAATTTTGATCACCTCATAGTATGGACTAAAAACCACATACGATTAGCTAACTACAACTAATGTGGGCTAAACATAAAATTTAACCTAAGTTTCCATACTAAATTTTTTTTACCCCAAAATCAGGGACGGGCTATAGCCTCATTTAACCCCTTGCTAGACCCGTCCCTGCTAATCTAACacctagattagcagtccacgtcatctgggaccactgtccagcgttgtttggttcagcgcaacCAATTTCAACTGTCAGATCAAATTTTGTCAGTTCTGTGATCCGTGGGATTTTTGTGAATTttgtgagcgctgaaccattcaaggTGATTTTTGTGGCGCTAAACCATTCAGCGCTCCAGTCTCGCTGCTACTTCACCTGCGAGCACATGCTacgagagagaactagtgttaacttttaggccacactttttgtttttaaattgcaACACTTAACTGCTAATCTCGCTGCTCAATCTACCCCATAGGATTTTAGTCTTACCTGTGTCAAAGTTAGACTCGGCAAAACCAGAGCTACACAAACAAAGATATGAGGAAAGCACTTGTTTTCTTCTCTATGGATCATACCCAACATTGAATGTTGACACATTCTTTGTTCTTACCTCCTCGTACAGGAGGAGTTGAGGTTGAAATCTTAGTCAAAGCAGCCCCTTGGCCAACCCCACAAACTCTCTCCGACTCTTGAACACCAAGAACTTGGCCTCCAAAACTTTTTGCTAATTCTATCTACTGTCCAACTTTAAGAAGACCTTAAACCCATATCATAAATTAAAAATCCATTACCCATGCATGCATGTATGTCGAATCAACTTTAGACAAGGGATAACACGTTTATAAAATGCGAACAAACTAGAGAGGGTAAAACTGAACCAACAATGAATGAATAAAAAGAAGGGAACATTATTGTGGAACACATCATTCACTTCTGAAACTGAGAGTCCATACCCACGATCAAATCAACAACTCAATTAACCTTTGAACATTAAAAAAAACAATAGACTAGAAAAGACAGTGAAATAAAAATGTTTAGTCAGTATTCACATTTAACAGAAATTGGATTATTTACAGAATCAAGAGGCATTGATACCATACAATGACAACACAGGAAAATGATTTTCCTTATTTATACATATATGAGGTGAATCCACTACTGAGGTACTTCGAAATGCATGCTAGCAGGAAAACAGGATGATGGTTCCCCCACTGCAGATAACTCAGAATTTAAGTATGACGTACCTACTCACCTAGCAGTCGCACACCTTGGTACACTACTCCAGGTCTGAGATCGTGAAACGTATCCACACTTCTGAAGCCACTCAACTCTCTAAGACCAGCCCAACCACGACGGGAAAGGAAATCACGGAAGTCATCTTCGGTGTACAGAGTTTTTTCTTCACAGCGAGATGGCATTGGCAGGCGATCAGTATCATCATAGATACAGATCTTTATAGTCAATCCTGACAAAAAATTAAgaataaaatttgatattctcAATTTTCTACCCTCTATCATCATAGATACAGATCTTTATAGTCAATCCTGACAAAAAATTAAGATTAAAATTTGATATTCTCAATTCTCTACCCTCTATCATTAAGAAATGTGATTTGTGGTTACCTTCATCAAGGTGGAGAGCATATGTCCCCAAAGGCATATCCCTATCAAGGCTCCGAACAACCTCATCTTCATCCTCTAACCAAAACGCACGTTTTGTTCTTAATCTAAAAGCTGATTTAATTGCTTCCTTGATTGCATCTGCTGTACCATCTATACCAATTTTTCTAGTAAACTCGCCACATTTTACAGATATAACCCTCCCACCATATGAGTTGCTCTCTCCACCTGACAAAAACAGAAGCAGAAAGAAGCATGATGCCAGAGTGGATTTCAATGTTCGTTTTCTGATCCGGAAAATAGCTTTATAGTAAAGTAAAAACTGGAGAAGAGATAGCTAGCGGTCTTTGAAAAaccaaagaaaaatcagcaaagaGAAACAACAAATGCTACTGTAGAAGCAAAGCAAATTCCTTGAAGAGAGACCAAAAAGAAGGGTGACAAATAGCCGATATGAACACGGACTTTCAGTCTTCAGCACCACTAAGTCATCAGGAACATGTTCTGTCAAATGATAAGAGCAACAAGGCTCATCTTTCCTATTTTATATCAATCCGTGGCCACAGCCGCAATACTCATTTTCCAGATATGGGTATATATTGCTACATGGTGCTTGCAAGTCGCAACAACTTGAGATAAATTTCGAGGGTAAAAAGGATCAGCCTTACAAGAGAATATGGACTACTTGAGGCCTGACAAATGCAACACCAGCAATTGGAAGTCATGGAACTTGATTGTTATTACTTACCATTTTCAGGGTTCACTCTCCAATTCCATGGAGGACCCCCATTGCCTGCAACTCCGTCAGTTGCGGTGATGGCAAGAGGGTGTCCATCATGATCCAATCGTCTTTCCAGATTGAGATTCGATCTACCACTAGCTGTAGACATGCATGATATGATTAGGTCAATATCAATAAAAAAAGGGTAGATAACAACATATCTTTCTAGTATCATTAAAAATTGTGAGTTGGACCGGTAAATATGAAGCTAGTACaataaacattaaattactactaGGTGACAAATACACTTGAGGATTATTTATCGGAACTTTATTTTGCTATTTTTGCTGAAAGTACCAACAATACCTTCCACAGATCCAAACGGAATACTGTTCTCCTCAAGACCTATGCAGAAACAGTAAAGCAGCTGTTAAAATTGATACATACTGACCAAAACAAAATTACTAACAGTTGATTGACATTAATGTCGAGCTTTTTCTCAGCAGTTACCAACAGCAGATCCG
This genomic stretch from Papaver somniferum cultivar HN1 chromosome 5, ASM357369v1, whole genome shotgun sequence harbors:
- the LOC113281545 gene encoding trihelix transcription factor GT-1-like isoform X1, producing MYLSEKQRSDFYKGEARDIMMEVTVTSQQQQQQQHQMLIGGGGDNQSSGGSDHELKIPKKRAETWIQEEIRSLISFRREVDGFFNTSKSNKHLWEQISSKMREKGFDRSPTMCTDKWRNLLKEFKKTKHQDRGCSSTTKMSYYNELLELLEERKKNAPYKSPTQPSLAKVDSYIQFSDKGLEENSIPFGSVEASGRSNLNLERRLDHDGHPLAITATDGVAGNGGPPWNWRVNPENGGESNSYGGRVISVKCGEFTRKIGIDGTADAIKEAIKSAFRLRTKRAFWLEDEDEVVRSLDRDMPLGTYALHLDEGLTIKICIYDDTDRLPMPSRCEEKTLYTEDDFRDFLSRRGWAGLRELSGFRSVDTFHDLRPGVVYQGVRLLGE